Below is a genomic region from Cellulomonas sp. P24.
GAGCATTCCGGCGGGGTCCCGGTAGGTGACGCCGGTGACCCGTGCGCGCGACCGCCGGCGGAGGCCACGCGCACGGGAGCCGCCGGGACCGGAGGAGTCGAGCCCGCGAGCCCCGCTGTCGAGTGGAGCGTTCTGCGACGACACGCCCGCGTGTCGGTCGCAGAACGCTCCACTCGACGCCGCGGGGTGGGGGTGGGGGTGGTCGGGGTGACGGACCTGCGCCGTGGTCGTGATCGCGGTCGCCTCGGCCCCGAGGTGGATCCGGACGCCCTCGGCGCGTGCGAGGTCGGCGATCACCTCGATCAGGCGCGCGAACCCACCCTGCGGGTACCGGACGCCGTCGGCCAGGTCGAGGTGACTCATCAGGTGGTACATGCTCGGTGCACGGTCCGGGGAGGACCCGAGGAAGACCGCCGGGTAGCCGAGGATCTGCCGCAGCCGGGGGTCGTCGAACGACCGCGCGACGTGGCGGTCGAGCGTCCGGGTCAGGAGCGAGACCAGTCGCGGGGCGCGCCGCACGACGTCCGCGCGCAGCAGCGTCGCGAGCGACTCGAAGCTCGTGTAGAGGAACCGGCGGACCGCCAGGTCGTAGGCGTCCTTCGCGGTGGACAGGTACGCGTCGAGCGCCGCGCCGGCACCGGGCTCGATCGCCTCGAAGGTCGCGACGTTGCGCGCACGGTCCGGGTGGATGTCCACCGGCGCCGGGCGGTCGGAGTCAGGAGACCCGCCCGGTCGTCCCTCGAAGAAGACGCGGTATCCGGGCTCGAGCAGCGTGAGGTCGAGCTGTTCGGCGGTGCTCGTCCCGAGCAGCGCGAAGAAGTGGTCGAACACCTCCGGCATGAGGTACCAGGACGGCCCGGTGTCGAACCGGAAGCCGTCGGCCTCCCAGGAGCCTGCGCGACCGCCCACAGCGTCGTGCTGCTCGAGCAGGTCGACCTCATAGCCCTGGCGCGCGAGGAGGGCCGCCGAGGCGAGCCCGGCGATCCCGCCCCCGATCACGACGACGCGGCGGCCGGCGCCGGGGCGTGCCGTCATGACCGGGTCCCGTCGGGTGCGACGAGTGCCTGAGCTGTGCCGGACGCGCGGGGGATGCCGGACGTGCGGGGTTCACGGGAGGCGTCGGCCGTGCGGGACGTGTCGGAGGTGGCGGACGCGGGGGAGATGCGGGAGAAGTCGCCCCTTCGCGCCGGTACGACGGCCCGAGAGCCGACGATCGCGCGGAGCACGACCCACGCCTTGACCACCGTCGGGACCCTCACCCGTGTCCGCGCGATCTCGGACGCCGGCGTGCGGCGCAGCCGACGTGACAGCTCCGCGAACAGCCCGTGCGCGGCGCTCACGGCGCGCCGGCTGCTGCGAGGCAGGTGCGTGATCGCGCGCGCCGCAGCGGCCAGGTCCGCGTCGACCTCGTCGAGCAGGGCGTCGCGCTCGGCATCCGTGAGGTGCTCGACGTCGACCGCGGCCACGTAGGTGCGCCCGAGGACGTCGTGGTCGGCGGCGAGGTCGCGCAGGAAGTTGACCTTCTGGAACGCGGCACCGAGCCGCTGAGCGCCGGGTGCGAGCCGGGCATACGCGCCCGGGTCGTGCGGCTGACCCGCCAGGAACGCGCGCAGGCACATGAGACCGACGACCTCGGCCGACCCGTAGACGTACGCCGACAGGCTCTCCGCGTCGTGGCTGCTCACGTCGAGGTCGGCGCGCATCGACGCGAAGAACGGTCCGATCAGGTCCGGTCCGATCCGGCACGTGCGCGCCGTCTGCGCGAACGCGTGCACCACGAGGTTCGTGCTGCACCCGGCGCGCACGGCGTCGTAGGTCTCGGCCTCGAGCGCGTCGAGCTGTCGCGCCGTGCGGTCCGGGTCGACCGCGCTGAACGGGCCGTCGACGATCTCGTCGGCCAGGCGGACGAGGGCGTAGATGTTCTGCACCCGGGTGCGCACGGGTTCGTCGAGCAGGCGGCACGCGAGGCTGAACGACGTCGAGTAGCGGCGGATGACGATCGCCGCGCTCGCGGCGGCCACGTCGTCGTACACGTCGCGCGCCCGGGTCGGCTCGTCGGCGGCGCGCTGGTCGAGGCTCATGCTGCTCTCCTGACGAACTCGTCGGTCATCGTCCCGACCCAGGCGGCGAAGTCGGCCGGGAGTCCGAGGTCGCTCGCGACGTCGAGCGCCGCGGTGAGGTAGCCGTCGGCGAGGTCCTCGACGACGTCGCGCGCACCGCAGGCGGTGAGCAGGCCGCGCACCACGTCGGCACGCGCCTCGTCGAGAGTCACGTCACCGATGAACGGCTCGATCTGCGGCCAGTCCGGGGTGCTCCGGGCGAAGGCGATCAGCGGTGTGGCCTTGCCCTCGCGGAGGTCCGTCAGGGCGCTCTTCCCCGTCGCGGCCTCATCGCCGAACACGCCCTGCAGGTCGTCGAGCAGCTGGAACCCGATGCCGAGCAGGCGACCCAGCTCGCTGAGGCGGCCGACGGCCGGGTCCGGCGCACCGGCCAGGACGGCCCCCGCCTGCAGGGGAAGCTCGAACGAGTACACCGCGGTCTTGTGCTCCTCCATGGTCAGCACCGCACCGAGCGATACCGGCGACAGGCCCATGCCGAGGGTCACGTCGGCAAGCTCTCCGGCGGCGCTGACGTGCACCGCGTGGTCCAGCAGGTCGAGCAGACGGCGCGTGGTGGCGGGGTCCGCACCGCACAGCGCGACCATGCGGACCGCTCCCGCGAGGGCGAGGTCCCCGGCGAGGATCCCGGCCGTCCGCCCGAGGGAGGTCGCGCGGTCGTCGTCGAGGCCGGCACGGGCGGCGCGTCGGGAGAAGCTGCCGGAGACGTTGAGCCGTCCGCGGCGGGTGTCGTCGCCGTCGATGACGTCGTCGTGCACGACGAAGGCCGTGTGCAGCAGCTCGATCGCGGCGCCGACCATCCCGACCGGTGCGGGGTCCGTCCCGCCGAACGCACGGTGCGTGGCGGCGACGAGCGCAGGACGGAACCTCTTGCCGCCCTGCGCGGCCGCCTCGAGGCTCGTCCACAGACCGTGCAGCTCGGGTCCGACGGCCTCGGCGCGCCTGGTGCGGTCGGTGAAGTACGCCGCGAGCACCTCGTCGTGGTCGTTCATGACGCCACCCCCGCGGGCACGGACAGGACGGCGGTCGGGGTGAGCAGGCGGTCGCCGCCGGTGCGCACCTGCTCGACCATCCACGGGCTCACGGCCCACGGGGCGGTCGCCACGAGCCCGGTCACCTCGTCCG
It encodes:
- a CDS encoding polyprenyl synthetase family protein, whose protein sequence is MNDHDEVLAAYFTDRTRRAEAVGPELHGLWTSLEAAAQGGKRFRPALVAATHRAFGGTDPAPVGMVGAAIELLHTAFVVHDDVIDGDDTRRGRLNVSGSFSRRAARAGLDDDRATSLGRTAGILAGDLALAGAVRMVALCGADPATTRRLLDLLDHAVHVSAAGELADVTLGMGLSPVSLGAVLTMEEHKTAVYSFELPLQAGAVLAGAPDPAVGRLSELGRLLGIGFQLLDDLQGVFGDEAATGKSALTDLREGKATPLIAFARSTPDWPQIEPFIGDVTLDEARADVVRGLLTACGARDVVEDLADGYLTAALDVASDLGLPADFAAWVGTMTDEFVRRAA
- the crtI gene encoding phytoene desaturase family protein encodes the protein MTARPGAGRRVVVIGGGIAGLASAALLARQGYEVDLLEQHDAVGGRAGSWEADGFRFDTGPSWYLMPEVFDHFFALLGTSTAEQLDLTLLEPGYRVFFEGRPGGSPDSDRPAPVDIHPDRARNVATFEAIEPGAGAALDAYLSTAKDAYDLAVRRFLYTSFESLATLLRADVVRRAPRLVSLLTRTLDRHVARSFDDPRLRQILGYPAVFLGSSPDRAPSMYHLMSHLDLADGVRYPQGGFARLIEVIADLARAEGVRIHLGAEATAITTTAQVRHPDHPHPHPAASSGAFCDRHAGVSSQNAPLDSGARGLDSSGPGGSRARGLRRRSRARVTGVTYRDPAGMLRSLDADVVVGATDLHHLETELVAPELRTYPQSWWDTRDPGPGAVLVYLGVEGRIPQLPHHSLFFTADWQQNFDDVFGSDRRVPDPASTYVCKPSATDPTVAPDGAENVFILVPVPADVSIGRGGVDGRGDPDVEKAADAAIDQLATWAGIPDLRSRIVVRRTVGPGDFAADLHAWSGGALGPAHTWRQSAFLRGRNASRRIDGLFYAGGSTIPGIGLPMCLISAEVLVKRLGSDQSTEPLAAPL
- a CDS encoding squalene/phytoene synthase family protein, which gives rise to MSLDQRAADEPTRARDVYDDVAAASAAIVIRRYSTSFSLACRLLDEPVRTRVQNIYALVRLADEIVDGPFSAVDPDRTARQLDALEAETYDAVRAGCSTNLVVHAFAQTARTCRIGPDLIGPFFASMRADLDVSSHDAESLSAYVYGSAEVVGLMCLRAFLAGQPHDPGAYARLAPGAQRLGAAFQKVNFLRDLAADHDVLGRTYVAAVDVEHLTDAERDALLDEVDADLAAAARAITHLPRSSRRAVSAAHGLFAELSRRLRRTPASEIARTRVRVPTVVKAWVVLRAIVGSRAVVPARRGDFSRISPASATSDTSRTADASREPRTSGIPRASGTAQALVAPDGTRS